The DNA sequence GAAGACTTCCTCGAACGCGCCCGCGTCGCCGCCGCCGACCTGGAGAACTACCTGTCCGAGCCGCGCTGGTACCAGCAGCGTGACGACGCCGAGCTGCCGCCGGCGGTCGCCTACTTCTCGATGGAGTTCGGCGTCACCGAAGCCCTGCCGAACTACTCCGGCGGCCTCGGCGTGCTCGCCGGCGACCACCTCAAGGCCGCGTCCGACCTGGGCGTGCCGATGGTCGGCGTCGGGCTGCTCTACCGCAACGGCTACTTCCGGCAGTCGCTCTCGCTCGACGGCTGGCAGGTCGAGCACTACCCGGTCATCGACCCGAACGCGTTCCCGCTCGAACTGCTGACCGTGGGTGGCCGGCCGGTGCTGATCGGCGTCGCGATGCCGGGCGGGCGCGAGCTGTGCGCGCAGATCTGGCAGGCCCGCGTCGGCCGGGTGCCGCTGCTGCTGCTCGACACGGACACCGAAGCCAACGACGACGACCTGCGCGGCGTCACCGACCGGCTCTACGGCGGCGACGCCGACCACCGGCTGCGGCAGGAGATCCTGGCCGGGATCGGCGGCTTCCGCGCCGTCCGCAAGTACTGCGAGATCACCGGCCACCCGCAGCCGATGGTGTTCCACACGAACGAAGGCCACGCCGGGTTCCTCGGGCTGGAGCGGGCCCGCGAGATCGTGCAGGCCGACGGCCTCGCGTTCGACGAGGCCATGCCCGCGGTCCGCGCCGGCACCCTGTTCACCACCCACACCCCGGTCAGCGCGGGCATCGACCGGTTCCCGGTGGACCTGGTGCAGCGCTACTTCAATGACGGGCGCCTGGTGCCCGACATCGACCCGCGGCGGGTGCTCGCGCTCGGCGCCGAGGACAACCCCGGGCTGTTCAACATGGCGCACATGGGCCTGCGGCTGGCGCAGCGCGCGAACGGCGTTTCGCAACTGCACGGCCGCGTCACCCGCAAGATGTTCTCCCGGCTGTGGCCCGGGTTCGACCACGACGAGGTGCCGATCTCGTCGGTGACCAACGGCGTCCACGGCCCGACGTGGGTGGCGCGCGAGCTGAGCACCCTGCTCGGCCGTGAGTGGGGCCTCGACTCCGGCGACAAGCCGCTGCGCGAGGGCGTTTCGGACGCCCAGCTGTGGGGGCTGCGGCGCGAGCTGCGCGAGAAGCTCGTGTTCGAGGTGCGACGCCGGGTGCGCGCGGCGTGGCTGCAGCGCGGCGCGTCGCCGCTGGAGCTGGGCTGGGTGGACTCGGTGTTCGACCCGGACGTGCTGACCGTCGGGTTCGCCCGCCGAGTCCCGACGTACAAGCGGCTCACCCTGATGCTGCGCGACTCCGAGCGGCTGCGGACACTGCTGCTCGACGAGCGCCGGCCGATCCAGGTCGTCGTCGCCGGGAAGTCGCACCCGGCCGACGAGAACGGCAAGCAGCTGATCCAGCAGATCGTCCGGTTCGTCGACGGCGCGGACGTCCGGCACCGGATCGTCTTCCTGCCGGACTACGACATGTCGATGGCGCGCTACCTCTACCGCGGCTGCGACGTCTGGCTGAACAACCCGGTGCGGCCGCTGGAGGCGTGCGGGACGTCGGGGATGAAGTCGGCGCTCAACGGCGGGCTCAACCTCTCCATCCGCGACGGCTGGTGGGACGAGTGTTACGACGGCAGCAACGGCTGGGCGATCCCGACCGCGGACGGCGTCGCCGACCCGCTGCGCCGCGACGACCTCGAGGCCGCGGCCCTGTACGACCTGCTCGGCCAGCAGATCGGCCCGCTGTTCTACAACCGTTCCGCCGACGGTGTGCCCACCGGCTGGCTGTCGATGGTGTGGCACACGCTGGAGACGCTCGGCCCGCGGGTGCAGGCGTCCCGGATGGTCCGCGAGTACGTCGACCACGGTTACCTCCCGGCGTCCCGCACGGTCGCCGCGGCCACCGGCGACGGCTACCGCGGCGCGCTCTCGCTGGCGGACTACCGCACCAAGATCGAGGTGTCCTGGCCGCGGGTGAAGATCTTCGACTCGGAGCTGCAGGTCGAGGCGACCGAGCCGCTGGTGGTGGGCACCGACGTGACGATCCGCGCGCGCATCGACCTGGCCGGCCTGGAACCGTCCGAAGTGGACATCCAGGCGGTGGTCGGCAAGGTCGGCGACGACGACGAGCTGCGCGACCCGGTCACGGTCCCGATGGAGGGCGACGGCATCGGCGCGTTCGCGGCGCGGCTGAAGCTGCCCCAGCCGGGCGCGATCGGTTACACGGTGCGAGTGCTGCCGAAGCACGGCCTGCTGGCGACGTCCGCGGAGCTGGCCCGGGTCATCCTGGCCTGACGAAAGCCGTGAAGGCCCCCTTCCCGGCCGTAAGAGCCGGTAAGGAGTCCTTCACGGCTTTCTCGCCCGCACCGGGAAAGCCTGCCGCTGACCTGGAGCAACTCCAGCTGGACAGCCCGGAAAACCACACCGCGTCCCGGCGTCCGTCGCGTTAGGTTGGGGGTATGCGCTTCGGACTCTTCATCCCGCAGGGCTGGCGGATCGACCTCGCCGGCATCGAGCCCGCGGACCACTGGAAGACCATGCTCGGCCTCGCGAAACACGCGGAGGCCGGGCCCTTCGAATCGATCTGGGTCTACGACCACTTCCACACCGTGCCGGTGCCGACCGAGGAGGCCACGCACGAGGCCTGGTCGCTGATCTCGGCGTTCGCCGCCGCGACCGAGACCGTGCGGCTCGGGCAGATGTGCACCTGCATGGGCTACCGCAACCCCGCCTACCTGGCGAAGGTCGCCGCGACCGCCGACACCATCGCCGGCGGGCGCGTCGAGATGGGGATCGGGGCCGGCTGGTACGAGCACGAGTGGCGGGCCTACGGCTACGGCTTCCCGGGCGCCGGCGAGCGGCTCGGGCAGCTCGACGAAGGCGTCCAGATCATGCGGGACCTCTGGACCACCGGGAAGTCCACACTGGACGGCAAGCACTACCGGACCGACGGCGCGATCCTGCGTCCGTTGCCGCCGCAGGAGGGCGGGATCCCGCTGTGGATCGCCGGCGGCGGTGAGAAGAAGACGCTGAAGATCGCGGCCAAGTACGCGAAGTACACGAACTTCGGCGGCGACGCCGAGACGTTCACCCGGAAGTCGGAGATCCTCGCGCAGCACTGCAAGGACGTCGGGACCGACTTCGAC is a window from the Amycolatopsis sp. NBC_00355 genome containing:
- the glgP gene encoding alpha-glucan family phosphorylase, with product MRAVRRFTVRASLPKSLSGLGALATNLRWTWHPPTRDLFASMDAELFNAVRDPLRMLTALPPARLDELAVDEDFLERARVAAADLENYLSEPRWYQQRDDAELPPAVAYFSMEFGVTEALPNYSGGLGVLAGDHLKAASDLGVPMVGVGLLYRNGYFRQSLSLDGWQVEHYPVIDPNAFPLELLTVGGRPVLIGVAMPGGRELCAQIWQARVGRVPLLLLDTDTEANDDDLRGVTDRLYGGDADHRLRQEILAGIGGFRAVRKYCEITGHPQPMVFHTNEGHAGFLGLERAREIVQADGLAFDEAMPAVRAGTLFTTHTPVSAGIDRFPVDLVQRYFNDGRLVPDIDPRRVLALGAEDNPGLFNMAHMGLRLAQRANGVSQLHGRVTRKMFSRLWPGFDHDEVPISSVTNGVHGPTWVARELSTLLGREWGLDSGDKPLREGVSDAQLWGLRRELREKLVFEVRRRVRAAWLQRGASPLELGWVDSVFDPDVLTVGFARRVPTYKRLTLMLRDSERLRTLLLDERRPIQVVVAGKSHPADENGKQLIQQIVRFVDGADVRHRIVFLPDYDMSMARYLYRGCDVWLNNPVRPLEACGTSGMKSALNGGLNLSIRDGWWDECYDGSNGWAIPTADGVADPLRRDDLEAAALYDLLGQQIGPLFYNRSADGVPTGWLSMVWHTLETLGPRVQASRMVREYVDHGYLPASRTVAAATGDGYRGALSLADYRTKIEVSWPRVKIFDSELQVEATEPLVVGTDVTIRARIDLAGLEPSEVDIQAVVGKVGDDDELRDPVTVPMEGDGIGAFAARLKLPQPGAIGYTVRVLPKHGLLATSAELARVILA
- a CDS encoding LLM class F420-dependent oxidoreductase, with protein sequence MRFGLFIPQGWRIDLAGIEPADHWKTMLGLAKHAEAGPFESIWVYDHFHTVPVPTEEATHEAWSLISAFAAATETVRLGQMCTCMGYRNPAYLAKVAATADTIAGGRVEMGIGAGWYEHEWRAYGYGFPGAGERLGQLDEGVQIMRDLWTTGKSTLDGKHYRTDGAILRPLPPQEGGIPLWIAGGGEKKTLKIAAKYAKYTNFGGDAETFTRKSEILAQHCKDVGTDFDAIVRSVNHNVVLGETEKDVQDKLAWLKSHLGKYVPGDAAERWYGNFVNSPTTGTPEQVTEKLAAMGELGMSYAIFNFPEAAYDRAGIDLFASQVAPALS